The genomic window TCGGGATGGTGTCGGAAATCATGGGGTCCGGTCTGGGCCTGGTTTCCTCGATTCCGGGTGGCCTTTGGGAGGTGTTTGTCGGTGTGTGGCTGATCTTCAGAGGATTCTATTCAACTGCAATTGCCTCCTAAAGGTTTTATCAAACGCTAGGTCGACGAAGGGCTGTTGATCTTTGGACAAATCGTAGTGCCCGAGAGGCCTGAAGTAGTTGTACCAGTTAGCTGCAATTGCCTTTCACAGTTTAACAAAAGGAGAAATACCTGTGAAAAACATTTTCCGGTTTCTCTTGTTGGGTTTTCTGGTATCGACCAACATGAGTCGATTGCTTGCCCAATCGGTGCAGACCGCGGTACTGTGCGTTGATGACAATAATCTCTCCTCCACCCAAAACGGCAGTAGACGATATCCATATAATGGCATACAGACAGCAATTGCAAATGCTGCCGACAACGACACTATACTGGTTGCAGTCGGAATTTACGGTAGGATTGACAACATGGGAAAACCGCTGTCAATTTTAGGCGGATATACTGGTGGTACTACTGCTTCTTATAATGCCGGGACAGGTGGAGATTTTTCGATCAGAACCATCGACCCGTCGCTGACAATCATAACTGGCGGGGTTGACAGCATCGGTGTGAACCTGACCCGTTTCAATTTTAATCCGTTCCGTTTCGTATTTGATAATTTCGCTGTGCGCAACAGCAAGAAGGGAATTGTCTTTGATGTAGCTACTTCCTGGCCCCATGTCGATAATGTTACCATATCCAATAATATTATCGAAAGTAACGGTCAACCAGGGGTAATAACATCTGGCGCAGGAGTTTGGGTAGCCGGTAATAATCATCGGGTTCTGAATAACATCATCCGAAACAACCATGGAGGTAGAGGTGCCGGTCTATCCGGGAACTTTACTCCATCCGATTCTTTGTTGGTGGAAGGCAACCTGATTGAAAACAATACCGGCTACGATGATCATGGTGCCGGTGTCTATTTAGGTGGCTATGTAACTATCAGGAGCAATATTATTTCCGGTAATTATCTGCAAAACAGTTATGGCTGGGGTGGAGGGGTTTTGATACTGGGAATTGCTCATATGTCGTTCAATGTTATAAAGGATAATTATTGTCCGACTTATGGAGGAGCGGTTTTCGTGGACGATGGCGGGATCGCTTATATGGATCATGAGTTGATTTACAATAACCGTACTTCACTTTACGGAGCAGGCATTGCAGTGGACAACACTGCCACAGATTCTTCACATGTTTATCTGACAAATTGCACAGTAGTGAATAACTATTCACCTGATACTCTGGGCGGAAATGCGATTTATCTGGATAACTCTTCTTTTGGAACGCTGCGCAATTGTGTTCTTGCAGGAAACGGAGACGATTTCTATATCAATACCAGCAGCGCATTGACCGTTACGTATACATTGAGCCAGGAGGGATTTACGGGTCAGGGAAATTTCAAAGCCGACCCCTTGTTTGCAGATACTTCGAACAAAGATTTTCACCTGAAATCCAAGGGCGGACGATACGCTCCCAAGAGTCAGGCCTGGGTCATTGACGGTGTCCACAGCCCTGCCATTGATGCAGGAGATTTGACTTCCGTCTATAACAATGAGCCGGCTCCGAGCGGAAACAGGATAAATCTCGGCTGTTATGGGAATACGATGTATGCTTCAAAATCTCATCCTGCTGCGGATATTCAGAAAATAACTGCAGACTTGCCAATGCACTTCAGCTTGGGCCAGAACTACCCAAACCCTTTTAACCCGACAACCACCATCTCATTCGGGCTTGCATCAAAATCATTTGTATCGCTGCGAGTATTTAATGTCTTGGGAAGAGAAGTTTCAATACTCGTATCGGAAGAACTCCCTGCCGGAACATACTCGCAAAACTGGAACGCCGCAGGTTTGGCGAGCAGTGTGTATTTCTATTGCCTGCAAACAGGTTCATTCACCGATACCAAGAAACTTCTTTTGCTAAGGTAACGGGCCTGCCCGCCGCGACGAATTCCGCGATGCAGGCGGGCGCCCTGAGGTCTGGCGGGGAGAATCGCGGAGAGGCCTTAATTTGGATGCTCCTCTGGGTTTGTCGGCGGACTCTGAGTATCCGCGTTGATAACCACAATCAAACCAGGACACAATCCAATTACTTCTGAAATTGACAAGGCAATCAATTGATTCTTGAAGAAGAGAACAACAGCATAAATTCAAACAAGAAGACTGCGAGAATCGCCGGCGTCCTCTACTTGCTCGTTGGCATCTTTGGCGGCTTTGCCGAAGGATACGTGGAACCTAAGATGTACGTTGCCGGTAATGCGGCAGTCACGGCTGGAAACGTTGTCGCAAACTCCGGACTTGTCCGCCTGGGCGTCGTCGCTGACCTGTTGGATGGGACGTTCTTTATCATCTTGGCTTTGGTGCTCTACATTCTGTTTCAGCACGTGCACAAGAGTGTGGCAAGGGCAATGCTTGTCTTCGTCGGAATCGCGAGCGCGATCACATGTCTTAGTGCGCTTTTTGAGTTTGAGGGCTTGCGGGTTGCAACCGGTGCCGTCGACATGACCTCGTTGGGCACCGCGGGTTCGAATGCAGTCGTACTGCTCCTGCTCGACGCTCAGCATTATGGGTTGCTCATTGCACAGATCTTCTTTGGCCTGTGGCTGGCCCCGTTGGGATATCTGGCCTACAAATCAGGGTGGTTCCCCAAGACATTGGGCATCGTACTCATTGCGGCGTGCGCCAGCTACCTCGTGGACCTTCTCGCGGCGTTCCTACTCCCCGACGTCGGCAAAGCCATTCACGGTTTTGCAACCATCCTGCCGACCATCGCGGAGCCGTGGATGGTCCTCTACCTGCTCGTGGTTGGTATAAAGACTCAAACAATAGGCCAGGTGACTCATAAATAATATGGCTCTTTCCCTCATCAGTGCAATCATCATTGGGCTTGGCGCGACCCTTACGTTTGATCTTTGGGCGCAGCTTCTCAAGCATGCCTTCAAGATTACTCCTTCCAACATCTGTCTGGTTGGGCGCTGGCTTCGATACATGCCGGAAGGAACCTTTAAGCATTCAAATATTGTGTCTTCTCCACAGAAGAGCGGAGAATGCGCGGTAGGATGGATCGCCCACTACATGATCGGCACCACGTTCGCCATCGTCTTCCTCGCATTAGCAGGCAGCGACTGGCTTCAGCATCCGACGCTGATTCCCGCGATCGTCTTCGGGGTCGTAACGGTCGTTGCGCCATTCTTCATCATGCAACCAGCATTTGGGTTTGGATTTGCTGCATCAAAGACGCCACGTCCTGCGCAGGCAAGGCTACGTACTCTGATGAACCATACAGCGTTTGGGGTGGGTCTATACGTTTTCGCGCTGCTGATCAGCTGGGTGCTACGGGTGTATGCCTAGCGTCGCATTCGAAAGGGGCGAACAAAAGCCGCGTACTTGTTTCATTGTTTGCGCAGAAAGAAAGGGTTACCGCCGTGCCCCGTCGCTCAGCACCGCCTCGATCGCCGCAACTGCTCCACGGTTGTCTCTGATGCCGCTCCAATTGTAGATGCACAGATACCGGCATTTAGGAATCGACAACGTTCGCGTGATCGCTTCATGCCATGCCTGTTCGCCCTCAGTTCCCATGAGCATCCACTCCACCGCACCCCAAAACGGTGCATCGCTCTTCCGCAGAACTCTCTGCACACCCCTGTCTTTTAACGCGTCGCCTGCATGCCTGTAGAAACTCCATCCGGGACAGGAATACCTGTTCAGGGCCGCATCGTACAACAACTCCTCTTCTTTCCAACCACCGACATGTGTAAACAGCTTCTGGCGCGGCACACCGAGCCCTGATGCCAGGGCACAGAGGTCGTCGAGGTGTCGCCGCACAATTTCAGCCACGTCTTTTTCCTGCAGCGGTCCGCTCTTCGCCAAACCGGCCGTCGTGACAGCCGCATAGCCGCTCGCGATGACCCCGCGACCTGGCACCTGATCGCCTTTCAGTTCTACCTGAGGGTCCGCGCTTTCAGGTCGATCAAGAAGATCGTTTCCATTCGGCAAATAGAATGCGTTCACCCCGATTGAACTTTCCCATCCGATTTTGATGCCGAGAAGAAGTGATTTCCTGTCATCAGGCAGATGTTTCCACCACTCGAGGACCAGGGGAACGAGCACTCGCATTTCATCATGGCAGGCTTGTCGATAGGGGGGACTCATGAGATTCGGGGGGGGAAGGACACGGATTTGTTTTCCCCAGTTCCGCCAGGCGATCTTCATCGCATATGCGGAATCCCAGCCGGTCCATTCTACATTCATCCGGTTTCCGGGGTTGTAGCCATCACGTCCACGATCCCACCAGTTCCAGAGGTCGGGGCGCGCGTCCCACCACTGTTCTCCGTCGAGTTGAACGATGATCGGGATATCATACTGTTCCGCAAGAGAGAGGAATCCGAGGACGCGGGACCGGCATTGATCCCTTGACTCATTCAGGTAGGAGAAAATCGCACCGATCCCCAGGCGAACACCGGCTGTGCTCTTCGGGTTTTGGAGCTTCCGAACCTGCTGGAATACCTCTTCGTATTGTTCGCCCGGTATGATGTTGACAACAAGATACTGCTGCCTTGCGATGGCATCGAGTTGGGCGGACAATAGGAGGAAAGGAAAGAGGAGTGCAGTCAGCACACCGTGTCTCCGACGTCGGCGGGTCATAGGCGTCAATGAATGTTTTGTTTTTCGTCTTTATGGTTTCTAACGCAGAGCCGCAGAGGACGCGGAGCAACGCAGAGGTTGTCGATCTTATCGCTCTGCGATTCTCCCCGCCAGACCGCATGGCGGGCTGGTGCGGACTCAGCGTCTCCGCGATATAAGCTACAACAAAACATATTGGAATCAGCACTATTGTAACCATATGGAGAGGAAGAGTCAAATGACTTGCCGGGGGGGGCAGCATTCAATCGTAGATTTGACATTCGTTCCCCGAAATCGCAGATTAGTATTGCATAGATTCCTGCTCCGGCAATCTGACTCAGAGATTTCAAGAGCGACCATGAAAGGGGATAAACCAGTGAAATCACTTCATAGTTTCTCCAACAAAATGCTCGTGATTATATTCGTGATCATTTCTTCAGAGACCATTCACGCGGGAACACGTTACAAAGACATCATTTTTCCTTCTGCCACTGTCACAAAGGGCATTCAATACGGGAGTAACGTCAATATTGATGGATCGAACGCTGCGCTGATGCTGGATCTCTATCAGCCGGCGAATGATACTCTAAAACTCAGGCCGCTCGTTATCTGCTTACACGGCGGGAGTCTGATCGTCGGCGACAGAATCGACATGAGCGCGTTCTGCACCGATTTTGCGAAACGCGGATACGTCGCAGTTTCCATAGACTATAGAGTCGGCATTGAATCTCCGAAGGGCGTCAGGACGATATTGGAGGCTTTGTTGCGCGGAGTTCAGGATACCAAAGCTGCTGTACGTTTCTTCCGTTCAAAAGGTGCACAGTACGGCATTGACACCTCGCAAATCTTCCTTGAGGGATCATCGGCGGGGTCCATGGTCGCGGTGCATTATGCTTACTGGAACCAAGACGAAATCCCGCCGGACATTAATCAGGCGAAGTGGGGAAATATCGAAGGCGCGAGTGGAAATCCGGGATTCTCGACGGCCATCAAGGGAATTGTGAACTACTGCGGATCTATCATCGATCCGACCTGGATCGATAAGGGAGAAGTGCCCGTGGCTAATTTCCACGGTTTGCTGGACACGATTGTCCCTCCGGACAGCGGAGTATCCGGTGATTTTCAAATCAAAATGTTCGGTGGTGTCGCGATTTCCAGAGCTGCGTTGCAGCTCGGAATCTATAACCAGGGATCCTTCTTTCCTCAGATGGGACATGGAGGAAACGAAGACAGTCTCCGTGTGTTCGGTCCGAATTTCTTCTATTCGCTCATGGTCCTCGCCTCTTCCGCGCCGCAGGATCTGACGTCGTTGGCCCTCTCCGCAACATCGGTGAAGGTCTTTCATTATGAAACGTATGCTTTCCTGTCCACGGTGATCGACAAATCAGGGAACAAGATTATTCTGCCGCAACCTATGATACAGTACACATGCGACACCAGGATTGGCACGATATCTCCGTCAGGCATATTCACTCCTGCCGATCGTCCCGACAGCGGATACGTGTTTGCGAAGTTCAACGGCGTGACGACTTCATGTTTCGTGAAGACGTATGACTTCAAGTACTTCATCGTAAAACCGAAACTTGCTGTGATTGACACCCTGAGAACCCTCAAGCTGAGTGTCGATACGTATGATGCAGAAGCGGTCTGGCACAGCGTGCCGACGACGAAGTTCGCATTCGTTTCGACAGATCCTTCAGTAGGGACCGTTGATCCAACGGGCGTATTCACCGGAAAGAAAAGCGGTACCACAAAGATCATTGCCACATTGGGCGGATACAGTGATACCAGTGTCGTAAGGGTCGAAGGTGCGAGTGGTTTGGTCAGTCTCGACCGGCTAGAGAGTTTGAGCGGATGGACTTTTGACGGACTGAATCTGGATTCACTTTCCGTAACGCTTGCAGTGGATCAGAAGTCTGCGGGGAACGCATCCTTTAAGATAGATTACAGGTTCACCTATGATCCTTCAAAGTCGGCCCCCATGGTGTACCTGAACAAAGCCCTTCTTCTCTACGGAATTCCCGATTCCATCTATCTCGATGTAAAATCCGATGGACGCAGGCATAGGCTCTACTATCGTTTTTCGGATACTGAGTCCCGGCTCTTCCGTGCTTTCGGAGCGAAGTTCCTGAACAACGCCCAGATTTTCGATGTCATCAATGCTCCAATGACAGGGTTGTCTTCTCTCTCCGGCACATATGATGCGGTTCCGCCATTGACTCTCGGGAGAATAGAGATACAGCTTGCGGGCGACAATATTCCCGGACAGGCAACTTCAGGGACCATCTATGTGGATAATCTCAGGCTGAAGTATCCCGGTGTTGTCACCGATGTCGAAAAGGCAGCGTTTGCTCCTGCTTCGTTCAGTCTCGACCAGAACTATCCCAACCCGTTCAATCCAAGTACAGCGATCAGCTATCAGCTGCCTGCCCTGAGCGGAGTCGAAGGGTCAGCTAATAGCTTCGTGAAGCTCAAGGTCTTTGATGTACTGGGGAGAGAAGTGGCCTCACTTGTGAACGCGATCCAGAAGCCCGGATCGTATGTTACACGGTGGGATGCTTCGGCATATCCGACCGGTGTGTACCTGTATCGGCTGCAAGCCGGAGACAATGTTCAGACGAAGAAAATGGTCTTGGTAAAGTAGCCGCGAGGAGTCTGGCCGGAGTGCCATTCAGGGCGTCTAATGCCCTTGTACAGAAGAATCCCGATTGGCGAAATCCGGCCGCACAACTGGCCGGCAAACTGGTCGGGATTTCAATTTGAATCCACTATTGTGCCTGCAATTCGAGTCTTGACGCCGACCTCCTTTCTCCAAGCATGCGAGGGCATTTCATGGAACGAAGTCCCAGATGTCTTGCGAAATTGAACAGAATGAACAAGACTCTGCGCCACGAAGAGGCGGATCGTGTTCCGATCAGCGATTTCTTCTGGGGCAGCTTCCTCGACCGCTGGCGCCGTGACCTTGGGCTTGCGAAGGACGCAGACATCTACAAGCACTACGATCTCGACTGGATCGTCACCGTTCCCAATATGGATCCTCATATCAAGCAGTTCGAGTTGCTTGAGGAATCTTCTGAACATGTACTCCTCCGCACCGGATTTGAGGCTGTGATCAAAAAACAGTTTGCCGATCCCATGCCTGCCTTCCTGAGATTTGAAACTGATACGATTGAGAAAATGGATTCCTTCCAATTCGACGATCCCCGGGATGACCGACGGTATTTCAATGCCGGCGACAACCAGATTGCAGGGGTCGGCGATGGTTTCGCGAGGAATTCGCCGGCGTGGCTCGAGACTGTGAAATCACTGCACACCGACTTCCCTGTCTACGGCAGCGTATGCGAAGGACAAGAGATGCTCTGGCGCATTATCGGTTCGGAAAACGTGATGCTCTGGATCTGTCTCTATCCTGACGAACTCGCCAGGTTCATCGAGCGTATCGGCGAGTTTGCACTTGGCATCACAAAGGCTCAGATCAAGGCGGCGGACGGCAGGCTGGATGGGATGGTCATCTGGGGAGATGTTGCCTACACCAAGGACTTATTCTTTTCACCCGACTACTGGCGACGATGTTTCAAACCCGTTGTCAAAGCGATTGTCGATGAATGCCACTCGAACGGCATTCCGGTCATCTATCATGGATGCGGAAATGTCAGTAGGATCTTTCAGGATTTCATCGACATCGGTGTGGACGCCTACAATCCGCTCGAAGCGAAAGCCGGTATGGACGTGGTCGCTTTGCGCCGGCAATACGGACACAAAATTGGATTCTGCGGCAATCTGGACGTCATCACCTGGGCGAACGGCACGCAGGAGGATATCAAGAGAATGGTGCTGAGCAAATTGAACGCCGCGAAAGGGGGCGGATATATCGTCCAATCGGACC from Ignavibacteriales bacterium includes these protein-coding regions:
- a CDS encoding right-handed parallel beta-helix repeat-containing protein; amino-acid sequence: MKNIFRFLLLGFLVSTNMSRLLAQSVQTAVLCVDDNNLSSTQNGSRRYPYNGIQTAIANAADNDTILVAVGIYGRIDNMGKPLSILGGYTGGTTASYNAGTGGDFSIRTIDPSLTIITGGVDSIGVNLTRFNFNPFRFVFDNFAVRNSKKGIVFDVATSWPHVDNVTISNNIIESNGQPGVITSGAGVWVAGNNHRVLNNIIRNNHGGRGAGLSGNFTPSDSLLVEGNLIENNTGYDDHGAGVYLGGYVTIRSNIISGNYLQNSYGWGGGVLILGIAHMSFNVIKDNYCPTYGGAVFVDDGGIAYMDHELIYNNRTSLYGAGIAVDNTATDSSHVYLTNCTVVNNYSPDTLGGNAIYLDNSSFGTLRNCVLAGNGDDFYINTSSALTVTYTLSQEGFTGQGNFKADPLFADTSNKDFHLKSKGGRYAPKSQAWVIDGVHSPAIDAGDLTSVYNNEPAPSGNRINLGCYGNTMYASKSHPAADIQKITADLPMHFSLGQNYPNPFNPTTTISFGLASKSFVSLRVFNVLGREVSILVSEELPAGTYSQNWNAAGLASSVYFYCLQTGSFTDTKKLLLLR
- a CDS encoding T9SS type A sorting domain-containing protein, producing MKSLHSFSNKMLVIIFVIISSETIHAGTRYKDIIFPSATVTKGIQYGSNVNIDGSNAALMLDLYQPANDTLKLRPLVICLHGGSLIVGDRIDMSAFCTDFAKRGYVAVSIDYRVGIESPKGVRTILEALLRGVQDTKAAVRFFRSKGAQYGIDTSQIFLEGSSAGSMVAVHYAYWNQDEIPPDINQAKWGNIEGASGNPGFSTAIKGIVNYCGSIIDPTWIDKGEVPVANFHGLLDTIVPPDSGVSGDFQIKMFGGVAISRAALQLGIYNQGSFFPQMGHGGNEDSLRVFGPNFFYSLMVLASSAPQDLTSLALSATSVKVFHYETYAFLSTVIDKSGNKIILPQPMIQYTCDTRIGTISPSGIFTPADRPDSGYVFAKFNGVTTSCFVKTYDFKYFIVKPKLAVIDTLRTLKLSVDTYDAEAVWHSVPTTKFAFVSTDPSVGTVDPTGVFTGKKSGTTKIIATLGGYSDTSVVRVEGASGLVSLDRLESLSGWTFDGLNLDSLSVTLAVDQKSAGNASFKIDYRFTYDPSKSAPMVYLNKALLLYGIPDSIYLDVKSDGRRHRLYYRFSDTESRLFRAFGAKFLNNAQIFDVINAPMTGLSSLSGTYDAVPPLTLGRIEIQLAGDNIPGQATSGTIYVDNLRLKYPGVVTDVEKAAFAPASFSLDQNYPNPFNPSTAISYQLPALSGVEGSANSFVKLKVFDVLGREVASLVNAIQKPGSYVTRWDASAYPTGVYLYRLQAGDNVQTKKMVLVK
- a CDS encoding DUF4386 domain-containing protein — translated: MILEEENNSINSNKKTARIAGVLYLLVGIFGGFAEGYVEPKMYVAGNAAVTAGNVVANSGLVRLGVVADLLDGTFFIILALVLYILFQHVHKSVARAMLVFVGIASAITCLSALFEFEGLRVATGAVDMTSLGTAGSNAVVLLLLDAQHYGLLIAQIFFGLWLAPLGYLAYKSGWFPKTLGIVLIAACASYLVDLLAAFLLPDVGKAIHGFATILPTIAEPWMVLYLLVVGIKTQTIGQVTHK
- a CDS encoding DUF2938 domain-containing protein, which produces MALSLISAIIIGLGATLTFDLWAQLLKHAFKITPSNICLVGRWLRYMPEGTFKHSNIVSSPQKSGECAVGWIAHYMIGTTFAIVFLALAGSDWLQHPTLIPAIVFGVVTVVAPFFIMQPAFGFGFAASKTPRPAQARLRTLMNHTAFGVGLYVFALLISWVLRVYA